One window of the Rissa tridactyla isolate bRisTri1 chromosome 9, bRisTri1.patW.cur.20221130, whole genome shotgun sequence genome contains the following:
- the ERCC6L gene encoding LOW QUALITY PROTEIN: DNA excision repair protein ERCC-6-like (The sequence of the model RefSeq protein was modified relative to this genomic sequence to represent the inferred CDS: inserted 2 bases in 1 codon; deleted 1 base in 1 codon) produces the protein MAEPGGEEEQERYRRLVGDAKAAAGDGDLEEALRLFRLAAAIRPSEKLQGRIQRVVEALAAVAVAEDEDDEEGFVNVCGSGLLLYGEVHEKLFQHQREGVAFLYRLHREGRPGGILADDMGLGKTVQVIAFLSGMFDSELLRHVLLVVPTTLVSTWLAEFACWTPGVRVKEFYGSSKTERTRNLEKVRRKNGVVITTYQMLINNWKQLASSNEQEFVWDYIILDEAHKIKCPSTKTTKSVYTIPAKHRLLLTGTPVQNNLREMWSLFDFACQGALLGTAKTFRMEYENPITRAREKDATLGEKALGLKISENLMTIIKPYFLRRTKEDIKNKPDKPDAPLPEDPSENCAPAMPCLTRKNDFVVWVYLAPVQEEIYRNFLSLDHVKEVLLTTRSPLAELTVLKKLCDHPRILSARACVQLGLEEQEYSEEDHGSEAGTLSGASKIDHLSDKTLIQESGKMLFLVGLLERLREEGHQTLVFSQSRKMLDIIEHVLSCRQFKIMRIDGTVTHLTEREKRVNAFQRNKHYSVFLLTTQVGGVGLTLTAASRVVIFDPSWNPATDAQAVDRAYRIGQKENVVIYRLITCGTVEEKIYRRQVFKDSLIRQTTGDKKNPFRYFSKQELRELFTLEDTRTSATQIQLQSLHATQRKTDLQLDEHIAYLHSLEMFGISDHDLMYTREIAHEEQAESQEAQQYIQQRVRKAHELVQLESQLRDQRMAGIRNACEETWQRPPELVPQPKKLSPGLNNMDRFVSPPVADKRENTQVIDLTEDQKVQVLNVSSKMTSLTIGDLDEEELAQEVSSMDTELLNTSKTVKQSDTEESEQNLESSIIPSSPGLYPLGKESESLEQKQCSHVSSDSLTEAGNGLSGHRQHSFNESGIDDDSKRLRDAEMSDQVLDPHTALGTDNDVLELALAATVPNLSNITPEIHGRLQKSHVLEASLEDMSVPSLQDQVDFNLVLEESEEGRQDASNGERSPEHPEKEGFQLEAESFCKSPTKKSPTKPCLSEHSNCGKPCHTAEEEPCNSLQESEASEESSGVFDFGRKKNVRRIVSDSEDEDHSIMILEENQSEKRPSSLNSPLHQFLEGFSASTPKCERSVATTIFSPQLTNTSNRSTASRRSLINKVVDEVEDIGEIMGSTGDDEDDEDDDDSNEEQDDLVEEEAEECSGESAEPEEEPAGETLDTDEESFHLESMSSEQSEADEXQEESSGDAELPSGEQIDYFTQESASEKEVGQSSSAAVSNYNTLVGRGKKLKDDGKLQEALNCFLQALDIKSGDPEVMLVTLNLYRELAQK, from the exons atggcggagccgggcggggaggaggagcaggagcggtACCGGCG GCTGGTGGGCGATGCCAAGGCGGCGGCGGGTGACGGGGATCTGGAGGAGGCCCTGCGGCTGTTCCGGCTGGCCGCTGCCATCCGCCCCAGCGAGAAGCTGCAGGGCCGCATCCAGCGGGTGGTGGAGGCGCTGGCGGCAGTGGCGGTGGCAGAGGACGAGGACGACGAGGAAGGCTTCGTGAATGTCTGCGGCAGCGGCCTGCTGCTCTACGGGGAGGTACACGAGAAGCTCTTCCAGCACCAGCGGGAAGGCGTCGCCTTCCTGTACCGCCTGCACCGGGAGGGCAGGCCTGGCGGCATCCTGGCCGACGACATGGGCTTGGGCAAGACCGTGCAGGTCATTGCCTTCCTCTCGGGCATGTTCGACAGCGAGCTCCTGCGGCATGTCCTGCTGGTGGTGCCCACCACCCTGGTCAGCACCTGGCTGGCCGAGTTCGCTTGCTGGACCCCCGGCGTGCGCGTCAAGGAGTTCTATGGCAGCAGCAAGACGGAGCGCACCAGGAACCTGGAGAAGGTCCGGAGGAAGAACGGCGTCGTCATCACGACCTACCAGATGCTCATTAACAACTGGAAGCAGCTTGCCAGCAGCAACGAGCAGGAGTTTGTCTGGGACTACATCATTCTTGATGAAGCGCATAAAATCAAGTGCCCCTCTACCAAAACGACCAAGAGTGTATATACGATTCCTGCAAAGCATCGCCTCCTCCTCACGGGCACCCCAGTGCAGAACAACCTGCGGGAAATGTGGTCCTTGTTTGACTTTGCCTGCCAGGGCGCTCTCCTGGGAACGGCCAAAACTTTTAGAATGGAATATGAGAATCCTATTACTAGGGCAAGGGAGAAGGATGCAACTCTAGGCGAGAAAGCACTGGGGCTAAAGATATCCGAGAATCTAATGACAATTATAAAGCCGTACTTCCTCAGAAGAACCAAAGAAGATATCAAAAACAAGCCTGACAAACCAGATGCTCCTCTTCCTGAGGATCCAAGTGAGAATTGTGCTCCTGCCATGCCATGTCTCACTAGGAAAAATGACTTTGTTGTGTGGGTGTACTTGGCGCCAGTGCAGGAAGAAATCTACAGAAACTTTCTCTCTCTGGATCATGTGAAAGAAGTGCTGCTGACAACCCGATCGCCTCTGGCTGAGCTGACTGTCTTGAAGAAGCTGTGTGACCACCCCAGGATTCTGTCTGCAAGAGCATGTGTCCAGCTGGGCTTGGAAGAACAGGAGTACTCTGAGGAGGATCACGGGAGTGAAGCAGGTACGCTTTCAGGCGCTAGTAAAATAGACCATCTCTCTGATAAGACTCTGATTCAGGAGTCTGGGAAAATGCTGTTCCTTGTAGGACTTCTAGAAAGACTGCGAGAGGAGGGACACCAAACCCTGGTATTCTCACAGTCGAGGAAGATGCTGGATATCATAGAGCACGTCTTGTCTTGCAGACAATTCAAGATCATGCGTATTGACGGGACGGTAACCCACCTAACAGAACGGGAGAAGCGCGTGAATGCCTTTCAGAGGAACAAGCACTACTCTGTCTTCCTGCTCACTACGCAAGTTGGTGGCGTTGGTTTGACCTTAACAGCAGCTAGCCGAGTGGTGATCTTTGACCCCAGCTGGAATCCAGCTACAGATGCTCAGGCTGTAGACAGAGCTTATAGAATCGGGCAAAAAGAGAACGTAGTAATTTATAGACTGATTACCTGCGGTACAGTGGAAGAGAAAATATACAGGAGACAAGTATTTAAGGATTCATTAATAAGACAGACTACCGGTGACAAGAAGAACCCGTTTAGATATTTCTCCAAACAGGAACTAAGGGAGCTCTTCACATTAGAAGATACTCGAACATCTGCAACTCAGATCCAGCTGCAGTCTTTGCACGCCACCCAAAGAAAGACTGACCTGCAGCTGGACGAACACATCGCCTATTTGCACTCTCTGGAAATGTTTGGCATTTCTGATCATGACTTGATGTATACGAGGGAAATAGCTCATGAGGAGCAGGCAGAGAGTCAAGAGGCCCAGCAGTACATCCAGCAGAGGGTACGGAAAGCCCACGAGCTGGTTCAGTTAGAGTCGCAGCTCAGAGACCAGAGGATGGCGGGGATCAGAAATGCTTGTGAAGAGACGTGGCAAAGACCACCCGAATTGGTTCCCCAGCCAAAGAAGTTGTCTCCAGGGCTGAACAACATGGATCGCTTTGTGTCGCCACCAGTAGCTGATAAACGTGAAAATACCCAAGTTATTGATCTCACAGAGGACCAGAAGGTCCAGGTTCTTAATGTCAGCTCCAAAATGACAAGTCTGACTATCGGTGACTTGGACGAAGAGGAACTGGCACAAGAGGTCTCCAGTATGGATACAGAGCTGCTCAATACCAGCAAGACAGTGAAACAATCAGATACAGAAGAATCTGAGCAAAATCTTGAATCAAGCATTATACCATCATCACCTGGACTTTATCCACTTGGTAAAGAGAGTGAAAGTCTCGAACAGAAACAGTGTTCCCATGTAAGTTCAGATAGCTTGACTGAGGCAGGGAATGGCCTGTCTGGGCATCGTCAGCATTCCTTTAATGAGTCTGGTATCGATGATGATTCCAAAAGGTTAAGAGATGCAGAAATGTCAGATCAGGTACTTGACCCACATACTGCCTTGGGGACAGATAATGATGTTCTTGAGCTAGCTTTGGCTGCCACGGTGCCAAATTTATCAAACATTACACCAGAAATCCATGGTAGGCTCCAGAAATCTCACGTGTTGGAAGCCAGCTTGGAGGATATGTCTGTGCCTTCTCTCCAGGATCAAGTTGACTTCAATCTGGTCCTGGAAGAGTCTGAAGAAGGACGGCAGGATGCCTCAAATGGGGAAAGATCACCGGAGCACCCAGAAAAGGAGGGCTTCCAGCTAGAAGCAGAAAGCTTTTGTAAGTCTCcaacaaaaaaatctccaacTAAACCTTGTCTAAGCGAGCACAGTAACTGTGGAAAACCCTGTCACACAGCTGAAGAAGAGCCATGTAACTCCCTGCAAGAGAGTGAAGCATCAGAGGAAAGCAGTGGTGTCTTTGATTTTGGTAGAAAGAAAAACGTAAGAAGGATAGTTTCAGACAGTGAGGATGAAGACCATTCCATCATGATTTTGGAGGAAAACCAGTCTGAAAAAAGGCCCTCTTCCCTAAACAGCCCTCTGCATCAATTTCTGGAAGGATTTAGCGCATCCACTCCTAAATGTGAGAGAAGTGTAGCAACAACCATCTTTTCTCCCCAACTAACTAACACTAGTAACAGGTCTACTGCTTCCAGGCGATCTCTAATCAACAAGGTTGTAGACGAGGTTGAGGATATTGGAGAAATCATGGGAAGCACTggtgatgatgaagatgatgaagatgatgatgacagCAATGAGGAACAGGATGACCTTGTGGAAGAAGAAGCTGAGGAGTGCAGCGGGGAGTCTGCTGAGCCTGAAGAAGAACCTGCTGGAGAAACACTTGATACAGATGAAGAATCCTTCCATCTGGAGAGTATGTCCTCCGAGCAGTCGGAAGCAGATGA ACAGGAGGAATCCAGTGGTGATGCTGAGCTTCCATCAGGTGAGCAAATA GACTACTTCACCCAGGAAAGCGCCTCTGAAAAAGAGGTTGGTCAGAGTTCCTCTGCTGCTGTAAGCAATTACAATACCTTGGTAGGCAGAGGGAAGAAACTTAAGGATGATGGAAAGCTACAGGAGGCGTTGAACTGTTTCCTGCAAGCTCTTGACATAAAAAGTGGAGACCCTGAAGTCATGCTTGTGACTTTAAACTTATATAGAGAGCTAGCCCAGAAATGA
- the PIN4 gene encoding peptidyl-prolyl cis-trans isomerase NIMA-interacting 4, translating into MAPKAKGGGKAGKGSGSGGSSSEGKAQGPKGGGNAVKVRHILCEKHGKAMEAMEKLKSGLRFSEVASQYSEDKARQGGDLGWMTRGSMVGPFQEAAFALPVSSMDKPVYTDPPVKTKFGYHIIMVEGRK; encoded by the exons ATGGCTCCCAAAGCGAAAGGCGGCGGCAAGGCGGGCAagg gcagcggcagcggcggcagcagcagcgaggGCAAAGCCCAGGGCCCGAAGGGAGGCGGCAACGCCGTGAAG GTCCGGCACATCCTGTGCGAGAAGCACGGCAAAGCCATGGAGGCCATGGAGAAGCTGAAGTCCGGCCTGCGCTTCAGCGAGGTCGCCTCGCAGTACAGCGAGGACAAGGCCCGGCAAGGG GGAGACCTGGGCTGGATGACCAGAGGCTCCATGGTGGGACCTTTCCAGGAAGCGGCGTTTGCCTTGCCCGTGAGCAGCATGGACAAGCCAGTGTATACAGACCCTCCTGTCAAAACAAAGTTCGGCTACCACATTATCATGGtggaaggcagaaaataa